The genomic window CACTTGGGACAGGGGAACCTGGGCGCCGTTTGCCGTTGGCACGTAGATCCGCCCGATCTCCACGATGTCGTCCCGAAGTTCGCGGGGATAGCGCACACTTACCGTGTAGCGCTCGCGCCCCTCAATAGTTTGCGTGACTGACTCGCCTCCAAGAGCGGCCATGATGGTCATGTGCACATCCTCAACGGAGAGGCCAAAGCGCGCCAATTGCTCCCGCCTGGGCACGATGTCCAGGAAATAGCCCCCTCCGGTCCTCTCAGCGATCACGCTCTTCGTACCAGGAATCTGGGAGACAATCCGCTCGATCTCTCCGCCCACATGCTCGATGGTGCCCAGATCGTCGCCGTAGATCTTGATGCCGAGGGGGGTGCGCACGCCTGTGGTTAGCATATCGATGCGGCCCTTAATGGGCATGGTCCAGCTATTCACCACCCCCGGCAAACGGAGGGCCTCGTCCAGGCCATCCTCCCCATGGATTAGCTCCTCCCATGAGATGCGATCGGGCCACAAAGCACGGAACGGGCCCTGGAGGAACTCCGGAACTACCCCCGAATACCAACGCTTCTTCTTTCGCCATTGGTCTTGCGGCTTAAGGATAACCGTTGTCTCCATCATCGAGAAAGGAGCGGGGTCGGTGGAAGTGACCGCCCGCCCCGCCTTCCCAAACACCCTTTCCACCTCTGGGAAGCTACGCAGGATCTGGTCCTGGAGCTGAAGGAGATGGGCGGCCTCCCCTACGGAGATTCCGGGAAGAGTGGTCGGCATATAGAGGATGGAACCCTCGTTGAGGGGCGGCATGAATTCCGAACCCAACTTCCTGTAAATGGGAATAGTGCTGAGGACGATCAACGCCGCGGCCCCGACCACCAGAACCGGCCGTTGGAGAAGGCGCTCTAGCACTGGCTGGTATAGCCGGAAAAGGAAGCGGCTTACCGGGTGCTTTTCCTCCGGTCGAATTCGGCCCCGAATGAACAGCCCCATCAGCGCCGGGGCGACGGTGATGGCCACTACTGCCGCAAAAGCCATCGCGAAGTTTTTCGTAAAGGCCAGAGGCTTAAATAACCTCCCTTCGTACGCCTCGAGGGTGAAGATGGGCATGAAGGCGACAGCGATCACCAGGAGGCTGAAGAAGATGGGCCGGCCAACCTCCTTAGCGGCCGAGACAAGGACCTCGAAGCGGGGGATATCGCGCAGATCCTGCCGCTCCAACTTCTTGTGCCCGTTCTCGACCAGGACGATGCTGGCATCCACCATAGCGCCGATGGCAATGGCGATCCCGCCGAGGGACATTATGTTGGAGGTGAGGCGCATATAGTACATGGGGATAAACGCAACAAGCACCGCAAGGGGTAGGGTAACAATGGGCACCAGGGCGGAACGCAGATGCCAGAGGAACAGGATGATGACGAGCGAAACGGCCACCATCTCCTCGAACAGCTTATTGCGCAGCGTGGCGATGGCGCGTTTGATCAGGTCGGAGCGATCGTAGGTGATCACTACCTCTACCCCCTCCGGCAACTTCACTTCCCGGAGCTTCGCCTTCACCCGATCGATCACCCGGAGGGCATTCTCTCCGTAGCGCATCACTACAATTCCCCCGACCACCTCGCCGCGCCCATCGAGCTCGGCCACACCCCGCCGAATGTCGGGGCCGACCAAGACCTCCGCCACCTGCCCCACGGTGATCGGCACACCCCCCGTGCCAGCCTTAACCACAGCCTGGCGGATATCGTCGATCGACTTGAGGTAGCCACGCCCAGTGACCATAAACTCCGCGCCGGCAACCTCCAACAGACGCGCCCCGACTTCGGCATTGGCTCTGCGCACGGCTGTCACCACCTCGGGAACAGATACCCCGAACGCCAGCAGCGCTTCCGGACGCACGACGACCTGATATTGCTTCTCAAACCCGCCGACGCTCGCCACCTCCGCAACGCCCTCCACCGATTCAAGAGCGTACCTCAAGTGCCAGTCCTGAAAGCTGCGCAGCTCCTGCAGGGAATGAGTGCCGCTACGGTCAACAAGAGCGTACTGAAAGACCCAACCCACACCGGTGGCGTCGGGACCCAACTGCACACTTACCCCCTGAGGCAAGGCGGGGGTGACCTTGCTGAGATATTCCAGCACCCGTGACCGTGCCCAATAGACGTCCGTGCCATCCTCGAACAGAACATAGACATATGAGAAGCCATAGTCGGAAAAGGCCCGGATGTCCTTGACCTTCGGAGCCCCGAGGAGGGCGCTGACAATGGGGTACGTAACCTGGTCCTCGATGATATCCGGCGGACGATCCCAGCGGGAGAATACGATCACTTGCGTGTCGGAGAGGTCAGGGATTGCGTCCAGGGGGATGTGCCGGATGCACCACACAGAGTACACAATGGCGAAGGCCACACCGAGGAACACGAAGAATCGATTACG from candidate division KSB1 bacterium includes these protein-coding regions:
- a CDS encoding CusA/CzcA family heavy metal efflux RND transporter; protein product: MIEKIIDWSARNRFFVFLGVAFAIVYSVWCIRHIPLDAIPDLSDTQVIVFSRWDRPPDIIEDQVTYPIVSALLGAPKVKDIRAFSDYGFSYVYVLFEDGTDVYWARSRVLEYLSKVTPALPQGVSVQLGPDATGVGWVFQYALVDRSGTHSLQELRSFQDWHLRYALESVEGVAEVASVGGFEKQYQVVVRPEALLAFGVSVPEVVTAVRRANAEVGARLLEVAGAEFMVTGRGYLKSIDDIRQAVVKAGTGGVPITVGQVAEVLVGPDIRRGVAELDGRGEVVGGIVVMRYGENALRVIDRVKAKLREVKLPEGVEVVITYDRSDLIKRAIATLRNKLFEEMVAVSLVIILFLWHLRSALVPIVTLPLAVLVAFIPMYYMRLTSNIMSLGGIAIAIGAMVDASIVLVENGHKKLERQDLRDIPRFEVLVSAAKEVGRPIFFSLLVIAVAFMPIFTLEAYEGRLFKPLAFTKNFAMAFAAVVAITVAPALMGLFIRGRIRPEEKHPVSRFLFRLYQPVLERLLQRPVLVVGAAALIVLSTIPIYRKLGSEFMPPLNEGSILYMPTTLPGISVGEAAHLLQLQDQILRSFPEVERVFGKAGRAVTSTDPAPFSMMETTVILKPQDQWRKKKRWYSGVVPEFLQGPFRALWPDRISWEELIHGEDGLDEALRLPGVVNSWTMPIKGRIDMLTTGVRTPLGIKIYGDDLGTIEHVGGEIERIVSQIPGTKSVIAERTGGGYFLDIVPRREQLARFGLSVEDVHMTIMAALGGESVTQTIEGRERYTVSVRYPRELRDDIVEIGRIYVPTANGAQVPLSQVAEVTLRLGPSMIRDENGRLAGYVYVDMAGRDIGRYVRDVKRALQNQLTLPPGYSLAFSGQYEYMARVKSRMLIVVPL